From a single Loxodonta africana isolate mLoxAfr1 chromosome 9, mLoxAfr1.hap2, whole genome shotgun sequence genomic region:
- the LINGO2 gene encoding leucine-rich repeat and immunoglobulin-like domain-containing nogo receptor-interacting protein 2, translating to MLHTAISCWQPFLGLAVVLIFMGSTIGCPARCECSAQNKSVSCHRRRLIAIPEGIPIETKILDLSKNRLKSVNPEEFISYPLLEEIDLSDNIIANVEPGAFNNLFNLRSLRLKGNRLKLVPLGVFTGLSNLTKLDISENKIVILLDYMFQDLHNLKFLEVGDNDLVYISHRAFSGLLSLEQLTLEKCNLTAVPTEALSHLRSLISLHLKHLNINNMPVYAFKRLFHLKHLEIDYWPLLDMMPANSLYGLNLTSLSITNTNLSTVPFLAFKHLIYLTHLNLSYNPISTIEAGMFSDLIRLQELHIVGAQLRTIEPHSFQGLRFLRVLNVSQNLLETLEENVFSSPRALEVLSINNNPLACDCRLLWILQRQPTLQFGGQQPMCAGPDTIRERSFKDFHSTALSFYFTCKKPKIREKKLQHLLVDEGQTVQLECNADGDPQPVIAWVTPRRRFITTKSNGRATVLGDGTLEIRFAQDQDSGMYVCIASNAAGNDTFTASLTVKGFASDRFLYANRTPMYMTDSNDTVSNGTNANTFSLDLKTILVSTAMGCFTFLGVVLFCFLLLFVWSRGKGKHKNSIDLEYVPRKNNGAVVEGEVAGPRRFNMKMI from the coding sequence ATGCTTCACACGGCCATATCATGCTGGCAGCCATTCCTGGGTCTGGCTGTGGTGTTAATCTTCATGGGATCCACCATTGGCTGCCCTGCTCGTTGCGAGTGCTCTGCCCAGAACAAATCTGTTAGCTGCCACAGAAGAAGGTTGATCGCCATCCCAGAGGGCATCCCCATTGAGACCAAAATCTTGGACCTTAGCAAGAACCGGCTGAAAAGTGTCAACCCTGAAGAATTCATATCATATCCTCTGCTGGAAGAGATAGACTTGAGTGACAACATCATTGCCAATGTGGAGCCAGGAGCTTTTAACAATCTCTTTAACCTTCGTTCCCTTCGCCTAAAAGGCAATCGCCTGAAGTTGGTCCCTTTGGGGGTATTCACTGGCCTATCTAACCTCACAAAGCTTGACATTAGTGAGAATAAGATTGTCATTTTACTGGACTACATGTTCCAGGATCTGCATAATCTGAAGTTTCTAGAAGTGGGGGATAATGATTTGGTTTATATATCACACAGGGCCTTCAGCGGGCTGCTGAGTCTGGAGCAGCTCACCTTGGAGAAGTGTAACCTAACAGCCGTACCAACAGAAGCCCTCTCCCACCTCCGCAGCCTCATCAGCCTACACCTGAAGCATCTCAATATCAACAATATGCCCGTGTATGCCTTTAAAAGACTGTTCCACCTGAAACACCTAGAGATTGACTATTGGCCTTTACTGGATATGATGCCTGCCAATAGCCTCTATGGTCTCAACCTCACGTCCCTCTCAATTACCAACACCAACCTGTCCACAGTACCTTTCCTTGCCTTTAAACACCTGATATACCTGACCCACCTAAACCTCTCCTACAATCCCATCAGCACTATTGAAGCAGGCATGTTCTCTGATCTGATCCGCCTTCAGGAGCTTCATATAGTGGGGGCTCAGCTCCGCACCATTGAGCCTCACTCCTTCCAAGGGCTCCGCTTTCTTCGTGTGCTCAACGTGTCTCAGAACCTGCTGGAAACACTGGAAGAGAATGTCTTCTCCTCCCCAAGGGCATTGGAGGTCCTGAGCATTAATAACAACCCGCTGGCCTGTGACTGCCGtctcctctggatcctgcagcggCAGCCCACGCTGCAGTTTGGTGGACAACAGCCCATGTGTGCTGGCCCAGACACCATCCGCGAGAGGTCATTCAAGGATTTCCATAGCACTGCCCTTTCTTTTTACTTCACCtgcaaaaaacccaaaatccGTGAAAAGAAGTTGCAGCATCTGCTGGTGGATGAAGGGCAAACAGTCCAGCTGGAATGCAATGCTGATGGGGACCCACAGCCTGTGATTGCCTGGGTGACACCTCGAAGGCGTTTTATCACCACCAAGTCCAATGGAAGAGCCACGGTGTTGGGCGATGGCACCTTGGAAATCCGCTTTGCCCAGGATCAAGACAGTGGGATGTATGTTTGTATAGCTAGCAATgctgctgggaatgacaccttCACAGCCTCCTTGACTGTGAAAGGATTTGCTTCAGACCGCTTCCTTTACGCGAACAGGACCCCTATGTACATGACTGACTCAAACGACACCGTCTCCAATGGCACCAATGCCAACACCTTCTCTCTGGACCTTAAAACAATACTGGTGTCTACAGCCATGGGCTGTTTCACATTCCTGGgagtggttttattttgttttctcctcCTTTTTGTGTGGAGCCGAGGGAAAGGCAAGCACAAAAACAGCATTGACCTTGAGTATGTGCCCCGAAAAAACAATGGTGCTGTTGTGGAAGGGGAAGTGGCCGGACCCAGGAGGTTCAACATGAAAATGATTTGA